In the Longimicrobiales bacterium genome, one interval contains:
- a CDS encoding Rieske 2Fe-2S domain-containing protein codes for MDEETQNPPVQPRRTFLAGMSAVFVGTVAALVPVLSGATSLLDPLRRKRNEAGMSRVTTLAVLPNDGTPKKFTITADLTDAWTIHRDAPIGAVYLRKVGEDVHALNVVCPHAGCFVGIAKDRPGFTCPCHKSSFDLAGVIDDPASPSPRDMDSLQVEVRNGDEIWVRFQSFQAGHTVKTPVQ; via the coding sequence ATGGACGAGGAAACACAGAACCCACCGGTACAGCCGCGCCGAACCTTCTTGGCGGGCATGAGTGCCGTCTTCGTCGGGACCGTTGCCGCGCTCGTGCCGGTCTTGTCAGGTGCCACGTCTCTCCTGGACCCTCTCCGACGCAAACGGAATGAGGCGGGAATGAGTCGGGTGACCACACTGGCCGTACTCCCCAACGACGGCACACCGAAGAAATTCACGATCACCGCGGACCTCACCGACGCGTGGACGATCCACCGCGACGCACCCATCGGGGCGGTCTATCTGCGAAAGGTCGGAGAGGACGTACACGCTCTGAACGTCGTCTGTCCGCACGCAGGCTGCTTCGTGGGGATCGCGAAGGACCGGCCCGGTTTCACGTGCCCCTGTCACAAGAGTTCGTTCGACTTGGCCGGAGTCATCGACGACCCGGCGAGTCCCAGTCCCAGAGATATGGACTCGCTGCAGGTCGAAGTGCGAAATGGTGACGAGATATGGGTCCGCTTCCAGAGCTTTCAGGCGGGCCATACCGTAAAGACCCCGGTGCAATGA
- a CDS encoding GMC family oxidoreductase produces the protein MSARRTRQVETDVLIIGGGISAAMVAEKLTANTDDNVLIVEAGQHSTPTDQRARARQRYIDYGENPWHNDHIDDQHPMGIMSRSMAVGGQALHWGGTVPRYSPEDFQLQSTFGVHEDWPITYDDLDPYYQEAEERMGVSGMQGPSALDPRGAPYPMRHVPLTWTLERLQEWIEGADIPIWANPVAKNTEPYNGRNVCARCDTCNICPTGAKYSPDFTFAQLLAAERIRLQTGTLIRRLELEAGSDRILAAIGRSYDDPDTDIVYRARKFVLAGGYTWSPHLLMLSANDRFPDGLANSSGTLGRYMTGHRAVSATVELPMRLLPGMYYGHSLISKYFQRPQLPGGPGLSNGRYVRSDFRVWESATGRGPRMRGSDGQLMLGDEVMADWRSRTATGTARLRSYYDVIPDRSSRIVLDSSRKNRFGDPMPNLEFVDAPVSRDLRAHTEDRLSENFERVARAGGGRVLRTSVDSTQDHPAGGCRMGDDPGTSVVDSWGRAHDHENLFVVGAPTHVSGGCNNGTLTFSALSLRAAEEIGRG, from the coding sequence ATGAGCGCGCGACGCACGCGTCAGGTCGAGACCGATGTTCTCATCATCGGGGGCGGCATCTCCGCGGCGATGGTCGCCGAGAAACTCACCGCGAACACGGATGACAACGTCCTGATCGTCGAGGCTGGCCAGCACTCGACCCCGACGGACCAGCGCGCCCGCGCTCGCCAGCGGTACATCGATTACGGCGAGAATCCGTGGCACAACGACCACATCGACGACCAACACCCGATGGGAATCATGTCCCGGTCTATGGCGGTCGGGGGCCAGGCGCTCCACTGGGGCGGCACGGTGCCGCGCTACAGCCCGGAAGACTTCCAGCTGCAGTCGACGTTCGGTGTGCACGAGGACTGGCCAATCACGTACGACGACCTCGACCCGTACTACCAAGAGGCCGAAGAACGCATGGGGGTGTCGGGCATGCAGGGCCCGAGTGCACTCGATCCGCGTGGGGCACCCTACCCCATGCGGCACGTACCGCTGACCTGGACGCTGGAACGGCTTCAGGAATGGATCGAGGGCGCCGATATCCCGATCTGGGCGAATCCGGTCGCGAAGAACACCGAGCCGTACAACGGACGGAACGTCTGCGCACGCTGCGACACGTGTAACATCTGCCCAACGGGCGCGAAGTACTCGCCGGACTTCACCTTCGCACAACTCTTGGCCGCGGAGCGCATTCGGCTTCAGACAGGCACGCTCATTCGGCGCCTCGAGCTCGAAGCCGGCTCGGATCGCATTCTCGCAGCCATTGGACGGAGCTACGACGATCCGGACACAGACATCGTGTACCGGGCTCGCAAGTTCGTACTGGCGGGCGGGTATACGTGGTCGCCACATCTCCTCATGTTGTCTGCCAACGATCGATTCCCGGACGGGCTCGCTAATTCATCCGGTACCCTGGGTCGCTACATGACGGGCCACCGCGCAGTGAGCGCGACGGTCGAGCTGCCCATGCGGCTCCTGCCGGGCATGTACTACGGTCACAGCCTGATCTCGAAGTACTTCCAACGCCCTCAGCTTCCCGGCGGGCCGGGGCTCTCTAATGGGCGCTACGTGCGCAGTGACTTCCGGGTCTGGGAGTCCGCAACGGGACGGGGGCCACGCATGCGAGGGTCCGACGGCCAACTGATGTTGGGCGACGAGGTCATGGCGGACTGGCGGTCGCGGACAGCCACGGGCACCGCCCGGCTCCGTTCCTACTACGACGTGATCCCGGACCGCTCGAGTCGTATCGTTCTGGACTCGTCTCGGAAGAACCGATTCGGTGACCCGATGCCCAATCTGGAATTCGTGGACGCGCCTGTGTCTCGTGACCTACGGGCGCACACCGAGGACCGGCTGAGTGAGAACTTCGAGCGCGTAGCGCGGGCTGGTGGCGGACGGGTTCTGCGGACCTCCGTCGACTCGACTCAGGACCACCCGGCAGGAGGTTGCCGCATGGGCGACGACCCCGGCACGAGCGTCGTCGATTCATGGGGCCGCGCACACGATCACGAAAACCTCTTCGTGGTTGGTGCACCGACGCACGTGTCCGGTGGATGTAACAACGGCACGCTGACGTTCTCGGCTCTGTCGCTGCGGGCGGCTGAGGAGATCGGGCGGGGGTGA
- a CDS encoding cytochrome b N-terminal domain-containing protein → MRALLDWFDDRTGARTLLRAVLFERIPGGARWRYVWGSTLTFAIVVQFVTGLVLWASYSANAQGAWESVYFIQHQMLGGWVLRGIHHYMAQATIILLVVHLMQVVIDGAYRAPREVNFWFGLGLLLVVLGLSLTGYLLPWDQKGYWATKVATNIAAMTPVVGESLQRLLIGGVDYGHLTLTRFFALHAGVLPGLLVLMIVGHVYLFRRHGVTTANTKDAPDGMFWPEQVLRDGVASLAVMLAVLAVVWATGGADLGAPADPTEPYAAARPEWYFLFLFQWLKYFPAGLEVVGAHLVPGLVFTVLAAMPIIARWRWGHRFNLATLAALLVTMAGLTRLAMIQDGADPEYAAATAESHAQAERMDILVTAQHGIPAAGGLALLRADPLTQGPRIFSTHCSGCHRVDGLDGLGGTPTDTQSAPDLAGFGSRAWLEGMLDPEQFGSPAYFGGTSHRRGAMSRVVERRIANYDDSQVAQLQRVIKALSAEAQLPSQALLDASDSREIEQGRLDMSSESIGCTDCHVFHGVNQEQRGPELTGWGSRTWMLGMLHDPGHADYYGEDNDDMPAFGMDEILTEAEMALVVDWLRGVWVREGDDATAQSRGDDVGGT, encoded by the coding sequence ATGAGAGCACTCCTCGACTGGTTCGACGATCGCACCGGAGCCAGAACGCTCCTTCGTGCGGTGCTTTTCGAGCGGATCCCAGGTGGTGCCCGTTGGCGGTATGTGTGGGGCAGCACTCTGACGTTTGCCATCGTCGTCCAATTCGTTACCGGCCTCGTGCTTTGGGCGAGCTACAGCGCTAACGCTCAAGGCGCCTGGGAGAGCGTCTACTTCATTCAGCACCAGATGCTTGGCGGTTGGGTCCTCCGGGGCATCCACCACTACATGGCCCAGGCCACGATCATCCTGCTTGTCGTCCATCTCATGCAGGTCGTGATCGACGGCGCCTACCGAGCTCCGCGCGAGGTGAATTTCTGGTTCGGGCTCGGGCTCCTGCTCGTGGTCCTGGGATTGTCACTCACCGGCTACCTCCTGCCTTGGGACCAGAAGGGGTATTGGGCGACCAAGGTCGCCACCAACATCGCTGCCATGACTCCGGTCGTGGGAGAGAGCCTGCAACGCCTGTTGATTGGGGGCGTCGACTATGGGCATCTAACCCTCACTCGATTCTTCGCGCTGCACGCAGGTGTCCTACCGGGCCTCTTGGTCCTCATGATCGTCGGCCACGTCTACCTCTTTCGCCGACACGGCGTGACCACGGCCAATACCAAAGATGCTCCGGACGGCATGTTTTGGCCGGAGCAGGTCCTCCGTGACGGAGTGGCCTCTCTCGCCGTGATGCTGGCGGTGCTCGCCGTCGTGTGGGCAACCGGCGGCGCCGATCTGGGAGCCCCGGCCGACCCAACCGAACCATACGCTGCCGCCAGACCTGAGTGGTACTTCCTCTTTCTTTTCCAATGGCTGAAGTACTTCCCTGCAGGACTCGAAGTGGTGGGTGCACACCTCGTTCCAGGCCTCGTGTTCACCGTCCTCGCAGCGATGCCGATCATCGCCCGATGGCGATGGGGGCACCGGTTCAATCTGGCAACGCTCGCAGCTTTGCTGGTTACGATGGCGGGGCTGACACGCCTCGCAATGATCCAGGACGGCGCAGACCCTGAGTACGCGGCGGCGACCGCCGAGTCACACGCCCAGGCAGAGCGTATGGACATCTTGGTCACGGCCCAGCACGGGATCCCGGCGGCAGGAGGGTTGGCCCTGCTCCGCGCCGACCCACTCACCCAAGGTCCCCGGATCTTCTCCACACACTGCTCTGGATGTCATAGGGTGGATGGCCTCGATGGATTGGGAGGCACACCAACCGACACGCAGTCCGCCCCGGACCTGGCGGGCTTCGGGAGCCGTGCCTGGCTCGAGGGCATGCTCGACCCCGAACAATTCGGGTCGCCAGCCTACTTCGGCGGCACATCACACCGACGGGGGGCGATGTCGCGCGTGGTTGAGCGCAGGATCGCAAATTATGACGACAGCCAGGTGGCTCAACTGCAACGGGTCATCAAAGCTCTCTCCGCTGAGGCGCAGCTGCCAAGCCAAGCGCTACTCGACGCAAGCGACTCTCGAGAGATCGAACAAGGGCGACTCGACATGAGCAGCGAGAGCATCGGATGCACGGATTGCCACGTCTTCCATGGTGTGAATCAGGAACAGCGCGGCCCCGAGCTTACCGGATGGGGGTCACGGACCTGGATGCTCGGCATGCTTCACGACCCGGGGCACGCTGACTACTACGGCGAAGACAATGACGACATGCCCGCATTCGGCATGGACGAAATCCTCACCGAGGCAGAGATGGCCCTCGTCGTCGACT